One window of Bacillus sp. THAF10 genomic DNA carries:
- a CDS encoding Imm26 family immunity protein translates to MNKLNQNIIKDLSVNIGFIKVHLPDYTMSTFMIAQSIADEFGVETNQQAIKKLRGVLKNSENDLYKKVKTDYESGSIFIHTSSKKGPEILQVALIINDLAIEPYRQELVPEDICKIKSILENWKRPKPQKWKVGDVFTFPLSDGTYSFGQVLWKTNNSPNCALFDCRGNKSLPIETITSSPVISVLNITANCIDSFKWKVIGNTPVEITKNDVPKKHQGESIIGSLSFSSAILSELAEVYYGLKPLNSAYKQDFYDELLMPKIKRPQNIIIK, encoded by the coding sequence GTGAATAAATTGAATCAGAATATTATAAAGGATTTATCTGTGAATATTGGATTTATTAAAGTTCATCTTCCTGATTATACAATGTCAACCTTTATGATTGCTCAAAGCATAGCAGATGAATTTGGGGTAGAAACAAACCAACAAGCTATAAAGAAGCTACGCGGAGTTCTTAAAAATTCAGAAAATGATTTGTATAAGAAAGTAAAAACTGATTATGAAAGCGGCTCAATATTTATCCATACGAGTTCAAAAAAAGGGCCGGAAATTCTTCAAGTTGCTCTCATTATCAATGACCTTGCAATAGAACCCTATCGTCAAGAACTGGTCCCTGAAGATATATGCAAGATTAAGAGCATATTAGAAAATTGGAAACGCCCTAAACCACAAAAGTGGAAAGTTGGTGATGTTTTTACGTTTCCTTTAAGTGACGGTACGTATTCTTTCGGTCAAGTTTTATGGAAGACGAACAATTCCCCTAATTGTGCCCTTTTTGATTGTAGAGGTAATAAAAGCCTTCCGATTGAAACAATTACTTCCTCACCAGTAATTTCAGTTTTAAATATTACTGCAAACTGTATTGATAGTTTTAAATGGAAAGTAATTGGTAATACACCAGTTGAAATTACTAAAAATGATGTTCCTAAAAAGCATCAGGGTGAAAGTATCATTGGTTCACTCTCTTTTTCATCTGCAATTTTAAGTGAATTGGCAGAAGTATATTATGGACTAAAACCGTTGAATTCAGCTTATAAACAAGATTTCTATGATGAATTACTTATGCCTAAAATAAAAAGACCCCAAAATATAATTATCAAATAG
- a CDS encoding LD-carboxypeptidase gives MAIKPPILQRGDTIGLVAPGSPLDATIIDARVEFLRNMGFNVIFGKGVYSFDGIVTAPAQQRAEDIMMMFENPTVKLILPTRGGTGVQTILPFLDFNVIKNNPKILSGYSDITVLLNSLYQFSDLITFHSLMLIDFRAETPPYNFNQFFAATSTMTAPRVIQNPPEMPLTSLVPGNVTGPIVGGNLTSIVNTLGTQYEIDTKGKILFLEDIHAPTNMVFRYFTQLEMAGKFKDCIGIVMGECTTCAISYNTPYADLINIMLVPLGKPLMTNLATGHGTFKATIPIGSSARLDTMNNTLTILEPAVSR, from the coding sequence ATGGCGATAAAACCACCAATACTTCAGAGGGGCGATACGATTGGCTTGGTTGCTCCGGGCAGCCCTCTGGATGCAACGATTATTGATGCGAGAGTAGAATTTTTGAGGAATATGGGATTCAATGTGATTTTTGGTAAAGGGGTTTATTCCTTTGATGGAATTGTGACGGCTCCAGCACAACAACGTGCGGAAGATATCATGATGATGTTTGAAAATCCGACTGTAAAGCTGATTCTCCCAACTCGAGGGGGCACAGGTGTTCAAACCATTCTTCCCTTTCTTGATTTTAATGTGATAAAAAATAATCCGAAGATCCTCTCCGGATATAGCGACATAACGGTACTGCTGAACAGTCTCTATCAGTTTAGTGATCTCATCACTTTTCATAGCCTCATGCTCATTGATTTTCGTGCGGAAACTCCACCGTACAATTTCAATCAATTTTTTGCAGCGACCTCTACCATGACTGCACCGCGGGTGATACAAAACCCACCAGAAATGCCACTTACAAGTCTTGTGCCAGGGAATGTAACAGGTCCTATCGTGGGTGGGAATTTAACTTCCATAGTAAATACCCTTGGCACGCAATATGAAATCGATACGAAAGGAAAAATTCTATTCTTAGAAGACATTCACGCACCTACAAACATGGTCTTCCGATATTTCACCCAGCTTGAGATGGCGGGCAAATTTAAAGACTGCATCGGGATTGTGATGGGAGAATGCACAACATGCGCAATCTCCTACAACACCCCTTATGCAGATCTAATTAACATCATGCTTGTACCCTTGGGCAAACCCCTCATGACCAACCTCGCCACAGGCCACGGCACATTTAAAGCCACTATCCCCATCGGCTCCTCCGCCCGGCTCGATACTATGAATAACACATTGACCATACTCGAGCCTGCCGTTTCAAGGTAA
- a CDS encoding rhomboid family intramembrane serine protease translates to MGIYNPEKNLRSQILRHFRSHPKSMAHIKKEYDANGSINHALVNSLKEKILLSLRNHKVWDKFDDAQIERLIMMELIQHLKRTSSKHSGKRQVKIAFPSRFRATTSPATLMIVIMLIFYLIYQLFIQDFSYTTNTVQAIKGELGLAEGFLLLLLSIFILFLSAPPLEKLYGSAKFVALFFIPGFLVFPFQQETLVHALSGSISGLMGVYVGLLVQKNRKIVQQRTWWVSGAFAIYFGAHYFLLGVLFSPYPLLSAALIGFLLSLIVKSKSYRKIADMKWRG, encoded by the coding sequence ATGGGAATTTATAATCCTGAAAAAAACCTAAGAAGTCAGATTTTACGGCACTTTCGTTCACATCCGAAATCAATGGCGCATATCAAAAAAGAATATGACGCAAATGGCTCTATTAATCATGCGTTGGTGAATAGTTTAAAAGAGAAAATTCTGCTTAGCTTAAGAAATCATAAAGTGTGGGATAAATTTGATGATGCCCAAATCGAAAGGTTAATAATGATGGAATTAATTCAACACCTAAAGCGGACTAGCTCTAAACATTCAGGTAAAAGACAGGTAAAAATCGCCTTTCCGAGCAGATTCAGAGCCACAACCTCCCCTGCAACTTTAATGATTGTCATTATGCTAATTTTTTATCTAATCTATCAATTATTCATTCAAGATTTCTCATACACTACAAACACTGTTCAAGCTATTAAAGGCGAGCTAGGCCTTGCTGAGGGGTTTCTTCTGCTGTTATTAAGTATTTTTATCCTCTTCCTAAGCGCACCTCCTCTTGAAAAGCTATACGGCTCAGCAAAATTCGTTGCACTTTTTTTCATTCCTGGCTTTCTTGTTTTTCCGTTCCAACAAGAGACACTCGTGCATGCTTTATCTGGGAGTATATCTGGATTGATGGGAGTTTATGTGGGATTGTTGGTGCAAAAAAATCGGAAAATAGTACAACAGAGAACATGGTGGGTTTCAGGTGCTTTTGCCATTTATTTCGGAGCTCACTATTTCTTGCTTGGAGTGCTGTTTAGCCCCTACCCACTTTTATCAGCAGCACTGATTGGATTCTTACTTTCTCTAATAGTAAAATCAAAATCTTATAGAAAAATAGCGGATATGAAATGGAGGGGTTAA
- a CDS encoding cell wall-binding repeat-containing protein codes for MRKFLSLVVVFVVGLGIFSGYPSKAGAVSEYYRISGMDRISTAIEISKAGWEQSDIVILARSNNPADALAAASLAGTLEAPILLTPTDSLPSIVFQELYRLNASEVIILGGTAAISGDIDKALKKEGYFVERVSGSNRFETAAKINKVAGTDKNTQAIVVNGYTVADAISASSAAAINGIPIYLATDNKLPVALPDNVKEVTIYGGEKVIGKSVFNDLKNKGLNVTRLAGANRYQTNIMSLDDSLKENVLIVRGTSVSKTKEDYPDAVTASGLAKILQANMILTNPTKVVPEAEDHFASNRYVNIIVIGGESAVSSDVAWETSAFVDTDIQQFVEEKMIDTAIHPTKPIVYYTNTRKAVKALNYETGEVSTITFDLKAESIYFANNKLYVSLLKGEHSSYWWEEDQEGAIAVIHGETFTLEKQIDIKLDPFDIVVDSKGFMYVASGSGQHSNLNSYDANGNLLSSDWIYQRTYIELAPGEDKIYAVDTVISPRDLTVYHLSGDGIITGNSDSPYHGDFNLETKIRVSADGNFVFNSSGHVFKAPSLEIHEELKYNFTDVLFYDNAFYLGRNGLLLGHSIEDFEHYDTLSTHGDVQTLLQNKNDIVIVTHFYEDDSTVPITGIEIKKKQGDGSTAPNLQIPYEYNGAITNGF; via the coding sequence ATGAGAAAGTTTTTATCGTTGGTGGTTGTGTTTGTTGTTGGTTTAGGGATTTTTAGCGGTTATCCAAGTAAGGCCGGAGCTGTGAGTGAGTATTACCGCATTTCTGGAATGGATCGAATTTCTACGGCTATAGAAATATCTAAAGCTGGCTGGGAGCAGTCAGATATCGTGATTTTGGCACGTTCAAATAACCCTGCAGACGCTTTAGCTGCTGCAAGTTTGGCTGGGACGTTAGAAGCTCCTATTTTGCTAACTCCTACAGATTCACTTCCGAGTATTGTTTTTCAAGAACTTTATCGCTTGAATGCAAGTGAAGTGATTATCCTTGGTGGAACTGCCGCAATTAGTGGAGACATCGATAAAGCGTTGAAGAAAGAAGGTTATTTTGTAGAACGTGTCTCAGGAAGCAATCGTTTTGAGACGGCTGCAAAAATAAACAAAGTGGCAGGAACAGATAAAAATACACAAGCAATTGTCGTGAACGGCTATACGGTGGCAGATGCTATATCCGCCTCCAGCGCCGCAGCCATTAACGGCATTCCGATTTATCTAGCAACCGATAATAAACTACCAGTTGCGCTGCCAGACAATGTGAAGGAAGTTACCATTTATGGCGGGGAAAAGGTCATTGGTAAATCCGTTTTCAATGATCTCAAAAATAAAGGATTAAATGTGACTCGACTCGCAGGAGCGAATCGTTATCAAACCAACATCATGTCTTTAGATGATAGTTTAAAAGAAAATGTCCTGATTGTCAGAGGGACATCTGTTAGTAAAACGAAAGAGGATTATCCTGATGCTGTAACCGCCTCTGGTCTTGCGAAGATTCTTCAAGCAAACATGATATTAACCAACCCTACAAAGGTTGTCCCAGAAGCAGAAGATCATTTTGCATCTAATCGTTATGTCAATATTATTGTAATTGGTGGAGAGAGCGCTGTTTCTTCTGATGTAGCATGGGAAACCTCTGCCTTTGTTGACACCGACATCCAACAATTTGTGGAAGAGAAAATGATCGATACAGCTATACACCCTACAAAACCAATTGTTTACTATACGAATACACGAAAAGCCGTGAAAGCATTAAACTATGAAACTGGAGAAGTAAGCACCATTACCTTTGATTTGAAGGCAGAAAGCATTTATTTTGCCAATAATAAGCTCTATGTTTCCTTATTAAAAGGCGAGCATAGTAGCTACTGGTGGGAAGAAGATCAGGAGGGTGCCATCGCAGTAATCCATGGCGAAACATTTACTCTCGAGAAACAAATAGACATCAAGTTGGACCCATTCGACATCGTGGTTGACAGCAAAGGTTTTATGTATGTAGCCAGCGGATCCGGACAGCATTCCAACTTAAATAGCTATGATGCCAACGGAAATCTTCTTTCAAGTGATTGGATATACCAACGAACATACATCGAGCTTGCACCAGGTGAGGATAAAATATATGCAGTGGACACGGTAATTTCACCTAGAGATCTAACCGTTTACCACCTTTCGGGAGATGGCATCATTACTGGAAATTCTGATTCTCCTTATCATGGTGACTTTAATTTAGAAACAAAAATTAGAGTATCTGCAGATGGAAATTTCGTGTTTAACAGCTCTGGCCATGTGTTCAAGGCTCCAAGCTTGGAAATTCATGAAGAGCTAAAGTATAACTTCACCGATGTTTTATTTTACGACAATGCCTTCTACCTTGGCCGCAACGGACTGCTACTCGGCCACAGCATAGAAGACTTTGAACATTACGACACCCTGTCCACACACGGAGATGTACAAACACTACTACAAAACAAGAACGACATTGTCATCGTCACCCACTTTTACGAAGATGACTCAACTGTACCTATAACAGGAATTGAGATAAAGAAGAAACAAGGAGACGGCTCTACTGCCCCAAACCTCCAAATTCCTTATGAGTATAACGGAGCTATCACTAACGGATTTTAA
- a CDS encoding helix-turn-helix domain-containing protein gives MDQTEVIHLVSSKLKLIRIEHDYTQDKMAEILGISKKTLVQIEKGRNPAGWTLTVATCTLFRESEILSSILGPDPLEVIETIAHEKIDHPKDKTMGGKVWWKDVKKAGEFRLQQNVISQHYRILDDLDFRWYSSFQKEDALQRLTELTTDKKGK, from the coding sequence ATGGATCAAACGGAAGTTATTCATCTCGTATCTAGCAAACTAAAGTTAATTCGCATTGAACATGACTATACGCAGGACAAAATGGCAGAGATTCTAGGTATTTCAAAGAAAACTCTTGTACAAATTGAAAAAGGTCGCAATCCCGCCGGCTGGACATTGACGGTTGCCACCTGCACACTTTTTCGAGAAAGCGAAATCCTCTCCTCCATCCTGGGACCAGACCCTTTAGAAGTCATCGAAACAATCGCACACGAAAAAATTGACCACCCGAAAGATAAAACGATGGGCGGGAAGGTGTGGTGGAAAGACGTGAAAAAGGCAGGAGAATTTCGCCTCCAACAAAACGTCATCAGCCAGCACTATCGCATCCTTGATGACCTTGATTTTCGCTGGTACAGCTCTTTTCAAAAGGAAGACGCCCTTCAACGGCTAACGGAACTCACTACGGACAAGAAAGGAAAATAA
- a CDS encoding DUF3986 family protein, whose protein sequence is MLFDDRYHMHAGYYKDGHDLEAVLFKVKNKDMWCMFFQNDLYQLNITEQSYPSVQNFGLLVGIYTINTNDLTEEKATELLEAFLKEQKLI, encoded by the coding sequence ATGCTATTCGACGACCGTTATCACATGCACGCAGGCTACTATAAAGACGGCCATGATCTAGAAGCTGTCCTTTTCAAAGTAAAAAACAAAGACATGTGGTGCATGTTCTTTCAAAACGACCTCTACCAACTGAACATCACAGAACAAAGCTACCCCTCCGTCCAAAATTTTGGCCTATTGGTAGGCATCTACACCATAAACACCAATGACCTAACGGAAGAAAAAGCTACTGAACTACTAGAAGCCTTTTTGAAAGAACAGAAGTTGATTTGA
- a CDS encoding S8 family serine peptidase produces MKLLKFMSILVCFVLVFCLYFLYEKQEREKFYSENWGYQLLQINKLHQKYGLTGKKVKIALIDTGVSSSIPVNVVKSINVIDGSNDVRDDHGHGTHLAGIVGSKSLGVAPDSELYIVKALDHQLQGDISTIIKAIEWSIDQRVNIILMPFGTFEDSSELKQVIDLANSHQIIIVSSVGNYGLKKDVDITYPAKYDNVIAVGALNKEGEVWKGTTLGEEMDVLLPGQYINSYSLSGGSFVSSGTSIASAYMAGVLALYLENNNEFTIDKVLEAMKNQNQQTEGYIIMNPIHFIN; encoded by the coding sequence ATGAAACTACTAAAATTCATGTCAATTCTTGTTTGTTTTGTATTGGTTTTCTGCCTTTACTTTCTATATGAAAAACAGGAGAGAGAAAAGTTTTATAGCGAAAACTGGGGTTATCAGCTTTTACAAATTAATAAACTGCACCAAAAGTATGGTTTAACAGGGAAAAAAGTAAAAATAGCACTAATTGATACCGGTGTTTCTTCTTCCATCCCTGTCAATGTAGTAAAGAGTATCAATGTCATAGATGGTTCAAATGATGTTCGCGATGATCATGGGCATGGTACTCATTTGGCAGGAATCGTTGGCTCAAAAAGCTTAGGTGTTGCTCCCGATTCGGAGTTGTATATTGTTAAAGCATTAGATCATCAGCTTCAAGGGGACATTTCCACGATTATTAAAGCGATCGAGTGGTCCATCGATCAAAGGGTGAATATTATCTTGATGCCTTTTGGTACATTTGAAGATTCTAGTGAATTAAAACAAGTGATCGACCTCGCAAACTCTCACCAAATTATCATCGTTTCTTCTGTTGGCAATTATGGATTAAAGAAAGACGTAGACATTACCTACCCGGCAAAATATGACAATGTTATTGCTGTTGGAGCTTTAAACAAAGAAGGTGAAGTGTGGAAAGGAACCACTTTAGGAGAGGAAATGGATGTGCTTCTACCAGGTCAATATATCAACAGTTATTCCCTTTCAGGTGGTTCCTTTGTCAGTAGCGGCACGTCCATCGCATCTGCCTACATGGCAGGAGTGCTCGCACTTTATCTTGAAAATAATAACGAATTTACGATTGATAAAGTGTTAGAGGCTATGAAAAATCAAAACCAGCAAACGGAGGGATACATCATTATGAATCCCATCCACTTTATAAATTAA
- a CDS encoding response regulator transcription factor, translated as MQKRIYIAEDDYGINQLLSIHLKKDGYQVEQAYSGEEVLKKLEERVPDLLILDLMMPGIDGLQVIEQVRRYSKVPIMLLTARGEDRDKVAGFKIGADDYLVKPFSMVELLSRVHALIRRCTDYGTAEQEFIQNGDLAFDTVNQEFTVNGTALTLKPKETKLLSIFMNNINRLYTKAQLYELVWNTDYLGDSNTIMVHISRIREQIEPNPKSPIYIKTIKGLGYRMVQHES; from the coding sequence ATGCAAAAACGGATATACATCGCTGAAGACGATTATGGCATAAATCAATTGCTTTCTATTCATTTGAAAAAGGACGGCTATCAAGTAGAACAGGCTTATAGCGGAGAAGAAGTACTAAAGAAATTGGAAGAAAGGGTCCCCGATTTGTTGATATTGGATTTAATGATGCCTGGTATCGATGGATTACAGGTGATTGAACAGGTGAGGAGGTACTCCAAGGTTCCAATCATGCTACTGACTGCAAGAGGAGAAGATCGCGATAAAGTGGCAGGATTTAAAATTGGGGCGGATGATTATCTAGTCAAACCTTTTAGTATGGTGGAATTGCTATCAAGGGTGCACGCACTCATTCGTCGGTGCACAGATTATGGTACCGCTGAGCAAGAATTTATTCAAAATGGCGACCTTGCCTTTGATACAGTTAATCAGGAGTTTACCGTCAATGGCACCGCTCTTACCTTAAAGCCCAAAGAAACCAAACTCCTTTCTATTTTTATGAACAATATTAACCGGCTCTACACAAAGGCCCAACTATATGAGTTAGTATGGAACACAGACTACCTTGGTGACAGCAACACCATTATGGTGCATATCAGCAGAATTAGAGAACAAATTGAACCAAACCCAAAATCGCCTATCTACATTAAAACAATTAAAGGGCTAGGATATCGGATGGTACAGCATGAAAGCTAA
- a CDS encoding cell wall metabolism sensor histidine kinase WalK, translating into MKANTLFSLSKKTNLPIKKQFLFNYTVLFVILFFIGVITLIANTIYVESMYEDIDEAFLKKLYHDGEKKGLEAAFKEHELPDHAYLEFLNKDYKITQQYNSPHEIGHQYELRKFLKEIDHYDTDLFIPDDGGDYLVLYLPVERFFLDVFLFTVLFFLICLIIILRWYVKRTSTQFIQPVEKLLSGIDSIAQGNYDTNIHFQANQELNDLKENINRMAVKIGEEITLKERSEHLRKQLILDISHDLKTPLTNIQGYAETLWKFPSLTHEERQQYSSIIMTNSTKANRLIQDLFDLSHLDMETNKQPFEEHNLTELVRDIFTSFVDELEAKGIHYEVEIPDCRLMMKMDIHLFERAITNLLQNCITHGGNHLALSLTKERHHVVLTIADKGTGIPKEYHDKIFEPFVRVDESRNTYTGGTGLGLAIAKKIITKQNGTITIDPNYTQGCRFVITLGG; encoded by the coding sequence ATGAAAGCTAACACGTTATTTTCCCTATCCAAAAAGACAAACCTTCCGATAAAAAAACAATTTCTTTTCAACTACACCGTGTTATTTGTCATTCTATTTTTCATAGGCGTTATTACCCTGATTGCGAATACTATCTATGTCGAATCAATGTATGAGGATATCGACGAAGCATTTTTGAAGAAGCTTTATCATGATGGGGAAAAGAAGGGATTGGAAGCAGCGTTTAAAGAGCACGAGCTACCTGACCACGCATATCTTGAATTTTTGAATAAGGATTACAAAATCACACAACAATATAACAGCCCGCATGAGATTGGCCATCAGTATGAATTACGTAAGTTTCTAAAAGAGATCGATCACTACGACACCGATCTCTTCATTCCAGATGACGGTGGGGACTATCTAGTCTTATATCTACCTGTGGAACGTTTTTTCCTTGATGTGTTCTTGTTTACCGTACTATTTTTCCTGATATGTTTAATCATAATTTTGCGCTGGTATGTAAAAAGGACCTCCACCCAGTTTATACAGCCTGTTGAAAAGCTTCTAAGTGGCATAGACTCGATTGCACAAGGGAATTACGATACAAACATCCATTTCCAAGCAAACCAAGAATTAAATGATCTTAAGGAAAACATTAATCGAATGGCTGTTAAAATCGGGGAGGAAATCACGCTAAAGGAGCGTTCCGAACACCTTAGAAAACAGTTGATCTTAGACATTTCTCACGATTTAAAAACACCATTGACCAATATCCAGGGCTATGCGGAGACACTATGGAAATTCCCCTCCCTTACCCATGAAGAACGCCAACAATATTCATCTATCATCATGACCAACAGTACCAAAGCAAACCGGCTCATTCAGGACCTGTTCGACCTCTCTCACCTTGATATGGAAACGAATAAACAACCATTTGAAGAACATAATTTGACGGAATTAGTCAGAGACATTTTCACCTCATTTGTCGACGAGTTAGAGGCAAAAGGCATTCATTATGAAGTAGAGATACCAGACTGCAGGCTAATGATGAAGATGGACATCCACCTTTTCGAAAGAGCCATCACAAACCTTCTTCAAAATTGCATTACTCACGGAGGCAACCACCTTGCTCTCTCGTTAACCAAAGAACGGCATCATGTTGTACTGACCATTGCAGACAAAGGAACGGGCATACCCAAAGAATATCACGACAAAATTTTCGAACCATTTGTCCGAGTCGATGAATCACGCAACACCTACACGGGCGGCACAGGCCTTGGTCTTGCCATAGCCAAAAAAATCATCACCAAACAAAACGGCACCATCACCATTGATCCCAACTACACCCAAGGCTGCCGTTTTGTCATTACACTGGGCGGGTAG
- a CDS encoding phosphotransferase enzyme family protein translates to MRNQQEKEELLEGGNVTNVYRSGATVRRELKPESTKIHTLLKHLDHKGYKNAPSFQGIDEQGREILSFIEGEAGNYPLKKFMWSDEALEEIARMLRGYHDAVSDFPIDENWQPIDNTPQPFEVICHNDFAIYNIIFNHKLPVGIIDFDNAGPGPRLWDIAYTLYTCVPLSRHYHTESGEAVFYDPLKDADRKKHRVKLFFDAYGIDGLEKDLIEMVLLRLEGLCKTMKRKAAEGDMAFQKMIDEGHYDHYQTDIKFIREHGKAWVKGVFLDTH, encoded by the coding sequence ATGAGAAACCAGCAAGAAAAAGAAGAACTGCTTGAAGGTGGAAATGTTACAAACGTCTATCGTTCAGGAGCTACTGTCCGTCGTGAACTAAAACCAGAAAGCACAAAAATTCACACATTACTAAAACATCTTGATCACAAAGGCTACAAAAATGCTCCCTCCTTTCAAGGGATAGATGAACAAGGTAGAGAGATATTGTCCTTTATTGAAGGAGAAGCAGGCAACTATCCGTTAAAAAAATTCATGTGGTCAGATGAAGCTTTGGAAGAAATCGCAAGAATGCTCCGCGGCTATCATGATGCTGTGAGTGATTTTCCTATAGATGAAAACTGGCAACCGATTGATAACACACCTCAGCCATTTGAGGTGATATGCCATAATGATTTTGCCATTTATAACATTATTTTTAACCATAAGCTTCCAGTAGGAATTATTGATTTTGATAATGCTGGTCCTGGCCCAAGACTTTGGGATATCGCCTACACGCTTTACACCTGCGTTCCTTTAAGTAGACATTATCATACGGAATCAGGTGAAGCTGTCTTTTATGATCCTTTAAAGGATGCTGACCGTAAAAAACATAGAGTGAAATTGTTTTTTGATGCGTATGGCATCGATGGTTTGGAGAAGGACCTTATAGAAATGGTATTACTCCGATTAGAAGGCCTTTGTAAAACGATGAAAAGGAAAGCTGCAGAAGGTGATATGGCTTTCCAAAAAATGATAGATGAAGGACACTATGACCATTACCAAACTGACATTAAATTTATTCGTGAGCATGGTAAAGCGTGGGTTAAAGGTGTTTTCTTGGACACCCATTAA